In Chelmon rostratus isolate fCheRos1 chromosome 4, fCheRos1.pri, whole genome shotgun sequence, a genomic segment contains:
- the dnttip2 gene encoding deoxynucleotidyltransferase terminal-interacting protein 2 has protein sequence MVATRRGVRVYSPSKTNPDQSSDVPATPSTGRRTRSTAKQAESPTQHVLVETSSQLDKTEGGHQASPPTSLVKRCTRASRLHSPEQPSTPVGSTHEADISDVESCCSVVSDSMPPMTGTRRRRRQPRTASKEDEEISEVESCSSAVSASKAGRSSRRSTRRKTIPKSSDPTHAEAGNVKLDLVLEAESCSSVVSEPQRVTRSQRKTARTRSSATQQTEDSELSDADSCMSSVSGAAVARSTTHRATRSRRQTSAIPIHLDEASEGSLSPAPTARRSRAARGKAAAAVDVSEPHSCDSEGFESGPTYSMMTRRRGRTQSTGPKAADSDSELTDVHSPMGSPCSARSRGTPCSSRTGSGNSGRGAPASRRSVKDLNVVLEKAAEPSEEDSSLNDSRLENTVIAEDADCTLLEEDKNQTLEEKENESMSRSGLTSNEADAVRVEKGVIVISEEDSHVSLSVSNSPACAEEAASEPVVTVRRQQEEPCDKNKYGGSSEMEMMQETAPSSELLKPYQSVPVTLCERTNEITEVAEEKHEAMEVAHVDAHSSQGDEAVHEDAAVEARPSEEEKMEVSTLNGDAQQVVDSSEVQVEPIQVTSSQQHNITVDSGSEQPPKHVIVQKTKIISLLESSEDEDAEEEEEEEEEEREVSEEEYLGHMAEGRGGPSSKSEAAGASVDGLFMIDTRPGQEADEDYYRRRPAEEEKATNEKQEDQDEEFVDEEGDDDDDEDANILFWSRNPDLKEMSSRIDPGIRVKELGGLYINFDGSKSKPVSSSLQKLKEKKIQDEMMKKSVIGPDFEKKDAVPPYSESKQALKLKHRVERQKSTGDGWFNMKAPEISQELKGDLQVLKMRGSMDPKRFYKKNDRDGFPKYFQVGTVVDNPADFYHSRIPKKDRKRTMVEELLADAEFRHNNKKKYQHILAEKAAQGAGKRNKKKFQKK, from the exons ATGGTGGCTACCAGGAGAGGAGTACGCGTGTACTCCCCTAGTAAAACAAACCCAGACCAGTCCTCAGATGTCCCG GCCACCCCTTCTACTGGTAGAAGAACCAGGAGCACTGCTAAACAAGCAGAGAGCCCCACCCAGCATGTCCTGGTGGAGACCAGCAGCCAGCTTGACAAAACTGAGGGAGGACATCAGGCATCCCCACCTACCTCCCTAGTAAAAAGATGTACCAGAGCTTCCAGACTCCACAGTCCAGAGCAGCCATCCACACCTGTGGGCTCCACCCACGAAGCAGACATATCAGATGTGGAGTCCTGTTGCTCTGTGGTGTCCGACAGCATGCCACCAATGACAGgcaccaggaggaggaggagacagccCCGCACAGCAAGTAAGGAAGATGAGGAGATATCTGAGGTGGAATCGTGCTCTTCTGCAGTATCTGCATCCAAAGCTGGCCGAAGTAGCCGCCGGAGCACGAGGAGGAAGACGATTCCTAAAAGCTCTGATCCAACTCATGCCGAGGCGGGCAACGTCAAGTTGGACTTGGTGCTGGAGGCCGaatcctgcagctctgtggtgtCCGAACCCCAGAGAGTCACCAGAAGTCAGAGAAAAACTGCTCGCACCAGATCATCTGCCACACAACAAACTGAGGACTCAGAGCTCTCAGATGCTGACAGCTGCATGTCCAGCGTTTCCGGGGCTGCAGTTGCGAGGTCCACCACCCACAGAGCTACGAGATCCAGAAGGCAAACAAGTGCCATCCCCATTCACCTAGATGAAGCCTCAGAAGGCTCTCTGTCCCCTGCCCCAACTGCTCGAAGGAGCCGTGCTGCAAGAGGaaaggcagcagctgctgtagATGTCAGTGAGCCACACTCTTGTGACTCTGAAGGGTTTGAGTCCGGGCCCACTTATAGTATGATGACTCGCAGACGGGGTAGGACCCAATCCACAGGTCCTAAAGCCGCGGACTCGGACTCTGAGCTGACCGACGTGCATTCCCCGATGGGCAGCCCCTGCTCTGCCCGCAGCAGAGGGACTCCCTGCAGCAGCCGCACAGGCTCAGGGAACAGCGGACGAGGTGCTCCGGCCTCCAGGCGCTCAGTCAAGGATCTTAATGTCGTTCTAGAAAAAGCCGCAGAGCCATCTGAAGAGGACTCTTCATTAAATGATTCTCGGTTAGAAAATACAGTGATTGCTGAGGACGCAGACTGCACACTGCTGGAGGAAGACAAGAATCAAACactggaagaaaaagagaatgaaagcaTGAGCAGGTCTGGTCTCACATCAAATGAGGCAGACGCAGTAAGAGTGGAAAAGGGTGTAATTGTCATTTCAGAAGAAGACTCccatgtgtctctctctgtatcaaATAGCCCTGCTTGTGCTGAAGAAGCCGCTAGTGAACCTGTAGTGACCGTCAGACGCCAGCAGGAGGAGCCGTGTGATAAAAATAAGTACGGGGGCTCCTCAGAGATGGAAATGATGCAGGAAACAGCCCCCTCATCAGAGCTGTTAAAGCCTTACCAATCAGTTCCAGTGACATTATGTGAGAGGACTAATGAAATCACAGAGGTGGCTGAAGAGAAGCACGAAGCTATGGAAGTAGCTCACGTGGACGCCCACTCATCACAGGGAGATGAGGCTGTGCATGAGGATGCTGCTGTGGAAGCCCGGCCTagcgaggaggagaaaatggaagTCAGCACATTGAATGGAGATGCTCAGCAGGTGGTTGACTCCAGCGAGGTCCAAGTTGAGCCCATACAGGTAACATCCAGCCAGCAGCACAATATCACAGTGGATTCTGGCTCTGAACAGCCCCCCAAACATGTTAttgtacagaaaacaaaaataattagcCTGCTCGAGAGCAGCGAGGATGAAgatgctgaagaggaggaggaggaggaggaggaggagagggaagttTCTGAAGAAGAGTATTTGGGGCACATGgcggaggggagaggaggaccCTCCAGTAAGTCGGAAGCAGCAGGTGCATCAGTTGATGGGCTGTTTATGATCGACACACGGCCCGGACAGGAGGCTGATGAAGACTACTACAGGAGGAGGCcagcggaggaggagaaggccacaaatgaaaagcaggagGACCAAGATGAGGAGTTTGTGGATGAGGAGGGggatgacgacgatgatgaagatgcaaaTATCCTGTTCTGGAGTAGAAATCCTGACTT GAAAGAGATGTCCAGCCGTATTGACCCCGGCATCAGAGTGAAGGAGCTCGGGGGTTTATACATCAATTTTGATGGCAGCAAATCAAAACCTGTCTCCAGTTCGCTGCAAAAACTAAAGGAAAAGAAGATCCAAGACGAG atgatgaagaagagtgTAATTGGACCAGACTTTGAAAAGAAGGATGCAGTGCCTCCGTACAGTGAATCCAAACAAGCCTTAAAGTTGAAACACAGA GTGGAGAGGCAGAAATCCACAGGGGATGGGTGGTTTAATATGAAAGCCCCCGAGATCTCTCAGGAGCTGAAAGGAGACCTCCAAGTCCTGAAGATGAGAGGCTCGATGGATCCCAAGAGGTTCTACAAGAAGAACGACAGAGATGGCTTTCCCAAATATTTTCAG GTTGGTACAGTGGTGGACAACCCAGCTGACTTCTATCATTCCCGCATTCCCAAGAAGGACCGGAAGAGAACCatggtggaggagctgctggctgaTGCTGAGTTCAGGCA CAACAACAAGAAGAAGTACCAGCACATCCTGGCAGAGAAAGCAGCACAAGGAGCTGGTAAGAGGAACAAGAAGAAATTCCAGAAGAAGTAA
- the gclm gene encoding glutamate--cysteine ligase regulatory subunit: protein MDPQNSNMSAEAKTLLNHAKTLRLYTGNLVNRSRLKKKCPCCPSEELRECIQATLSDWFSTTKPPSKDFPDTLDCFIPQETDAITPEEREELKVSVKLFLCESGQSSIRDAVEMACQTLAVSQLDSVIIAPPGPLEGDGQTLAHLQPAWEELEALVRSQQIAAIGTSDLDKDLLEQLYNWAQVKPSSNQVNLASCCVMPPDLTAFAKEFDIQLLTHNDPKELMSKATFQEAMQEGMQDLSIADWRLEWVLRYSIIVKSRGIIKAKGYLVSARKASP from the exons ATGGATCctcaaaacagcaacatgagCGCTGAGGCGAAGACGTTGTTGAACCACGCTAAGACTCTCCGGCTGTACACCGGGAATTTAGTCAACCGAAGTCGCCTGAAAAAGAAATGTCCGTGCTGCCCCAGTGAAGAG CTTCGAGAGTGCATTCAAGCCACGCTGAGTGATTGGTTCTCCACAACAAAACCGCCATCCAAG GACTTTCCAGATACACTGGACTGCTTTATTCCCCAGGAAACAGACGCCATCACAcctgaagagagggaggagctgAAGGTCTCGG TCAAGCTGTTCTTGTGTGAATCGGGTCAGTCCTCCATCAGAGATGCAGTGGAGATGG CCTGCCAGACGCTGGCAGTGTCCCAGCTCGACTCTGTTATCATAGCGCCACCTGGACCCCTGGAGGGCGATGGTCAAACCTTGGCTCACCTTCAGCCAGCctgggaggagctggaggctctGGTCAGGAGCCAGCAGATTGCTGCCATTGGCACTTCTGACCTGGACAAAGATCTCCTGGAACAGCTCTACAACTGGGCTCAG GTGAAGCCCAGCAGTAACCAGGTCAACCTGGCCTCCTGCTGTGTGATGCCTCCTGACCTGACAGCCTTCGCTAAGGAGTTTGACAtccagctgctcacacacaacgATCCCAAGG AGCTAATGTCAAAAGCCACATTCCAGGAGGCGATGCAGGAGGGAATGCAGGACCTGAGCATCGCTGACTGGAGGCTGGAGTGGGTCCTGCGCTACTCCATTATTGTCAAGAGCAGGGGCATCATCAAGGCTAAGGGCTATCTTGTCAGTGCGAGGAAGGCAAGCCCCTAG